A single window of Methanobacterium sp. DNA harbors:
- a CDS encoding alpha/beta hydrolase translates to MKILLPRNLNLNYLEFGVGNPVVLIHGMGSDHTVWEGLIPLLKEDYRVIAVDLCGHGLSSKNPGPYSIKLFAEDIYLFLESLNIDQAHFMGHSMGGVILQELAVKHPERFKSLTLISSFACIDTPLEEVLINLKDILIEEGYKAFFDECLKVANSPEFIRKNRELFSKIRDENSKICSVSSIVDTINACLDIKLCCDVNLADSIKEDTIKEDTIKDIRIPTLVIAGEKDVFTPTHHGMKIHESIPNSRMEIIEGGCHNLLVEKPVEICSVIKRFLDDL, encoded by the coding sequence ATGAAGATTTTACTTCCGAGAAATTTGAATTTGAACTATTTAGAATTTGGTGTAGGTAATCCAGTTGTGTTGATACATGGCATGGGTAGTGACCACACTGTATGGGAAGGTTTAATACCTTTATTGAAGGAAGACTATCGAGTCATAGCAGTGGATTTATGTGGTCATGGTCTTTCCAGTAAAAATCCAGGACCTTACAGTATAAAATTATTTGCCGAGGATATTTATCTATTCTTAGAATCCCTTAACATAGATCAAGCCCATTTTATGGGCCATTCTATGGGTGGTGTTATCTTACAGGAACTTGCAGTTAAACATCCGGAGAGGTTCAAATCCTTAACTTTAATATCCAGTTTCGCGTGCATTGACACCCCACTGGAGGAAGTTTTAATAAATCTTAAAGATATCCTCATTGAAGAAGGTTATAAAGCCTTTTTTGATGAGTGTCTTAAAGTAGCCAACTCTCCGGAATTTATCAGAAAGAACCGGGAATTATTTTCAAAGATTAGGGATGAAAACTCTAAAATTTGTTCAGTATCTTCAATTGTTGACACCATCAATGCCTGTTTAGATATTAAGCTCTGTTGTGATGTTAACCTTGCAGATTCCATTAAGGAAGATACAATTAAGGAAGATACAATTAAGGACATAAGAATACCCACCCTGGTTATTGCTGGAGAGAAGGATGTTTTCACTCCCACTCACCATGGGATGAAAATCCATGAAAGTATTCCCAACTCCAGAATGGAAATTATTGAAGGTGGATGCCATAATTTACTGGTGGAAAAGCCAGTTGAGATTTGTTCAGTTATAAAACGGTTCTTAGATGATTTATAA